In a single window of the Actinomycetota bacterium genome:
- a CDS encoding VOC family protein, whose amino-acid sequence MPRTTPRPAGAPCWIDLMTSDVDGALAFYGELFGWEFEDASNDEGGSYHLASLGGAVVAGVMAKQEAEFPDSWNVYLASSDIAATARRVEAAGGTIVVPVMQIDTSGSMMVVADPAGAVVSVWQSADFAGTELLAEHGTPIWFESLSKDYERSLAFYRDAFDWELHTLSDTDQFRYTTLGESEVARAGIMDAASLAPEIPSMWQIYFASDDVDATAARLLALGGTEVTAAHDTPYGHLGAYTDPTGAFFCLSSIDS is encoded by the coding sequence ATGCCGAGGACCACCCCACGCCCGGCCGGGGCGCCGTGCTGGATCGACCTGATGACCTCCGACGTCGACGGAGCGTTGGCGTTCTACGGAGAGCTGTTCGGCTGGGAGTTCGAAGACGCCAGCAACGACGAGGGGGGCAGCTACCACCTCGCGTCCCTCGGCGGAGCCGTCGTCGCCGGCGTGATGGCCAAGCAGGAAGCCGAGTTCCCCGACTCCTGGAACGTCTACCTGGCTTCGTCGGACATCGCCGCCACGGCCCGCCGCGTGGAAGCCGCCGGTGGGACCATCGTCGTGCCGGTGATGCAGATCGACACCAGCGGCTCGATGATGGTGGTCGCCGACCCGGCCGGAGCGGTGGTGTCGGTGTGGCAGAGCGCGGACTTCGCCGGAACCGAATTGCTCGCCGAGCACGGCACGCCGATCTGGTTCGAGTCGCTCTCGAAGGACTACGAGCGCTCGCTCGCCTTCTACCGCGACGCGTTCGACTGGGAGTTGCACACCCTGAGCGACACAGATCAGTTCAGGTACACCACGCTCGGCGAGAGCGAAGTCGCGCGAGCAGGCATCATGGACGCCGCGTCGCTCGCGCCGGAGATCCCCTCGATGTGGCAGATCTACTTCGCCTCCGACGACGTCGACGCGACGGCGGCGAGGCTGTTGGCGCTCGGGGGAACCGAGGTGACCGCGGCGCACGACACCCCCTACGGACACCTCGGTGCGTATACCGACCCGACCGGCGCCTTCTTCTGCTTGTCGAGCATCGACTCCTGA
- a CDS encoding universal stress protein, with the protein MTSTWIVGVDGSDNARHAAEWAIDQAVGRDVRIVVLATWTLPIVPMGAMSSMAVLPDWSDLESELRRSTEALATKLSRDGVEVEARIAQGSAADVLIEASREADLLVVGARGLGRVTGLVLGSVSQRCVSHSVAPVAVIAMEAPLGPARRILVGYDASANARTAAQWALGFAQPDAAITILDALGIAPWLAPDLVRERFPVEVEATEAEFRTHMGELDPDNRADHSFVIADARVALLDASTRADLVVLGARGRGRLAAMLLGSTTTWMLQSATRATVVVPLPERASD; encoded by the coding sequence ATGACATCGACATGGATTGTGGGCGTGGACGGATCGGACAACGCGCGGCACGCTGCTGAGTGGGCGATCGATCAAGCCGTCGGACGCGACGTGCGCATCGTCGTACTCGCGACGTGGACGCTCCCGATTGTCCCCATGGGTGCGATGTCCAGCATGGCCGTTCTGCCAGATTGGTCGGACCTCGAGTCCGAGTTACGGCGCTCTACCGAAGCGCTCGCGACAAAGCTCTCGCGCGACGGCGTGGAGGTCGAGGCCCGAATCGCCCAAGGGTCAGCGGCAGACGTACTGATTGAGGCCAGTCGTGAGGCTGATCTGCTCGTCGTCGGAGCGCGCGGGCTCGGCCGTGTCACGGGACTGGTGCTCGGGTCGGTCAGTCAGCGCTGTGTGTCGCACAGCGTCGCGCCCGTTGCGGTGATCGCGATGGAGGCGCCGCTCGGACCTGCCCGCCGCATTCTGGTCGGCTATGACGCTTCGGCGAACGCGCGGACAGCAGCGCAGTGGGCGCTCGGGTTCGCCCAACCCGACGCGGCAATCACCATTCTCGACGCACTCGGGATTGCCCCATGGCTCGCTCCGGACTTGGTCCGTGAGCGGTTCCCGGTCGAGGTCGAAGCCACCGAGGCAGAGTTCCGGACCCATATGGGCGAGCTTGACCCGGACAACCGCGCGGACCACTCATTCGTGATTGCCGATGCCCGCGTTGCCCTCCTGGACGCATCCACGCGTGCCGACCTCGTCGTGCTCGGTGCGCGTGGTCGAGGCAGACTCGCCGCGATGCTGCTCGGATCGACCACCACGTGGATGCTCCAGAGCGCTACCCGCGCGACGGTCGTGGTCCCGCTGCCGGAACGCGCCAGCGACTGA